The nucleotide window TTACTTAAGAAAAAGATATACTACTAACTGGACTGAAGTTGACCCAGCATATAGATTTGCTCAATCAATTGCAGGAGCTAGTGGTTCTTCTCATGGTAGTGCGCCACAAAGACGTTCTGCTTTAAGGTTAGGATGGTTATTAGGTCAATATAACTTATCAAATAGTAACCTTGATTATTATTTCTTTTATTACTATAACAGTTATGTTCTTCCTGGTAATGGAAAATCTACTAACATGGTAAAACCAAAAGATATAGATAGTAATGTACATAAATACATGTTATCAAAAATGGATGAGTTAAAAGATATCAATTCAGGTAAAATATCTGAAGATGAATTCGCTAACTTAAGCAACAACTAATAATACACATTAAATAGCGATTGATTATTTATAAAAGAGAGGCTCTAATCAAGCCTCTCTTATTTTTTTTAATATATATCTAATGTTTATTTCTTATTATCTATTAATTATTTAAACAGTTTTACCTCTATATCCAAAAAATATTTGACCTAATTGAAAAACAATTTTTATCGAATCTTTCATTGACAATTTAGAACCATCAACATGAACCCATCTTTTTAAAGGCATTTCTGATATCATTTGTTTTGCTTTTGCTAATGTAAATTTTTTCCTCATTCTCATAAATATTTCTACATCAAACAACCATTTAGTCATAAATTTTTTACCAAAGAGTAACTGAACAACATCCTTATCAAAAATTTTAGCACCGCATTGAGTATCTTTAAAGTCCATTGACAATATTTTTCTTATTATAAAATTGATAGTCATACTTATAATTGCCCTAGCTGAATCTTTAGCTATATTAGCTCCCATTCTCTGAATTCTTGACCCACTAACAATTTTAAAGTCAGACCCTTCAATACTAGCTACCAGATCTTCAAAATCATTAAAATCTGTTGATAAATCAGCATCTAAGAATCCAATATAATCTAACGATTTATTTTCAGACAGATACAACATTCCTTGTCTTACTGCTTCTGCTTTACCTCCATTTTGTTCACAATTATATACAGTTATATAGTCTTCTCTTCCTACTTTTAACCTTTCTAATGCCTCTAATGTTTTATCAGTGCTACCATCGTTTACAAAACATAAATAATACCCCGTATACTCATCTATAAAACTTAAAAATTCTTCTTTTAAAAGTCTTTCTTCTTCATTGTAACACGGAATTACAACTCCTACTCCTCTTTTTTGAATAATAACTCTATTGCTATATGTAACTTCTTTTTTATTTATTTGTGGAGCTCCAATTAAATGCTTAGTTCTTGCACAAATTTCATTTAAACTTAATGGTTTTTTCATATAATCATTAATTCCTAACTCAAACCCTTTGATTATATTATTATCATCTACACTACCTGATAAAACCATTATTGGTGTTGCTGATCTTGCTTCTTCTCTTATGTACTCAACAATATCTAACCCTGAAATCTCAGGCATATTAATATCTATAATTACTAAATCAGGATTAAAAGAATCAAATAGTTTTTTACCTTCTATTCCATTAGTTTCAACCTTTACATTATACCCCATTGCTGTTAACCTCTTTTCTATAGGGAGCAACACTAATTCTTGATCATCTATTACTAGTACTTTCATTTTATAAGTTTTTGGAGTTTTGATATAACAAAAATAGATTACAAGTCTATATTAAAGCTTCGTATATCGTTGGTTCTCTAAACACTTACGTTTAATCGTTGTTTTTTATAGATAAATGGTCAATCGTATGTTTTCAAAAAAACTAAAAATACTTCTATTAGTTATTTTTCAACCATAACTAAAAAAGTAACTTTACTTCTTTAAAAATTATACA belongs to Tenacibaculum sp. MAR_2010_89 and includes:
- a CDS encoding response regulator — encoded protein: MKVLVIDDQELVLLPIEKRLTAMGYNVKVETNGIEGKKLFDSFNPDLVIIDINMPEISGLDIVEYIREEARSATPIMVLSGSVDDNNIIKGFELGINDYMKKPLSLNEICARTKHLIGAPQINKKEVTYSNRVIIQKRGVGVVIPCYNEEERLLKEEFLSFIDEYTGYYLCFVNDGSTDKTLEALERLKVGREDYITVYNCEQNGGKAEAVRQGMLYLSENKSLDYIGFLDADLSTDFNDFEDLVASIEGSDFKIVSGSRIQRMGANIAKDSARAIISMTINFIIRKILSMDFKDTQCGAKIFDKDVVQLLFGKKFMTKWLFDVEIFMRMRKKFTLAKAKQMISEMPLKRWVHVDGSKLSMKDSIKIVFQLGQIFFGYRGKTV